In Thermanaerovibrio velox DSM 12556, the genomic stretch GACGCAACCTGAGGTCGCCGAGGCGCTCGATCTCGACAGCGACAGCCCCAGGCGGCGCAAATTTTTAGCGCGCCTTCAGGGCGAGGTGAGCAAGCGCGGGGTGGTGGACGTGTTGCGCAATGGCATCCAACATGGGCCGCACCGCATTGAGCTTTTCTACGCCACCCCTTCGCCCGGAAACGACAAGGCTCGGGCGCTCTTTGAGCAAAACCGCTTTAGCGTCACGCGCCAACTTCGCTACTCGCGTGATGAGATGCAGCGGGCATTGGACTTGGTGCTCTTCATCAACGGCCTGCCGGTCTTCACCTTCGAGCTCAAAAACAGTCTAACCAAACAGACGGTGCACGATGCCATCGAGCAGTACAAGCGCGACCGCAACCCGCACGAGAAGCTCTTCGAGCTGGGTCGCTGCATCGCGCATTTCGCGGTGGACGACAGCGAGGTGTGGTTCTGCACTCATCTCCGGGGCAAGGCCTCGTGGTTTTTGCCCTTCAACAAGGGATGGAACGACGGCGCCGGCAACCCACCCAACCCCCAGGGACTGAAGACCGATTACCTTTGGCGGGAGGTCCTCACCCGTGAGAGCCTGACCGACATCCTCGAAAACTACGCACAGCTCGTTGAGGAGAAAGACCCCAGGACCGGAAAGAAGCGGCGAAGGCAAATCTTCCCCCGTTACCACCAGCTCGACGTGGTGCGCAAACTGCTCGCAGATGCACGGGAGCACGGCGCGGGACGGCGGTACCTCATCCAGCACTCGGCCGGCAGTGGCAAGTCCAACTCCATCGCCTGGCTGGCGCATCAGTTGATCGGCGTTGTGAACAACGGCAAGCCTGTCTTCGATTCCATCATCGTGGTGACCGACCGTCGCATCCTGGACCAGCAGATTCGCGACACGGTCAAGCAGTTCGCCCAGGTGAGCGCCACGGTTGGGCACGCCGAGCACTCAGGAGACCTGCGGCGCTTCATCTCGAGCGGCAAAAAGATCATCATCACGACGCTCCAGAAGTTTCCCTTCATCCTTGATGAAATCGGCAGCGAGCACCGCGGGCGGCGCTTTGCCATCATCATTGACGAGGCGCACTCAAGTCAGGGAGGCCGTACGGCAGCGAAGATGCACCAGGCTTTGGCAGGGGTGGATGACGAGGAGGATGAGACATTCGAAGACCGCCTCAACCGACTGATCGAAGCGAAAAAACTGCTCCCCAACGCCGGCTACTTTGCGTTCACCGCGACGCCCAAGAACAAGACGCTGGAAATTTTCGGATCGCCCGAGCCGCAGCCCGATGGCACGGTCAAACATCGGCCGTTTCATAGCTACACGATGAAACAAGCCATCCAGGAAGGGTTCATCCTGGATGTGCTGGCCCACTACACGCCGGTCAAGAGCTACTATAAGCTCATCAAGAAGATCGATGACGACCCGGAGTTCGATGTGAAGAAGGCACAGAAGAAGCTGCGCCGCTTCGTCGAGGGCCACGAGCACGCCATCCGGCTCAAGGCCGAGATCATGGTGGACCACTTCCACGAGCAGGTAATTGCCAAGGGCAAGATTGGCGGCCAGGCGCGGGCGATGGTGGTGACCGGCAGCATCGAGCGCGCCATCCAGTACTTTCATGCTTTTCAAGCCTACCTTCAAGAGCGCAAAAGCCCCTATCGGGCGATTGTGGCCTTCTCGGGTGAGCACGAGCATGGCGGCGTCAAAGTCACTGAAGCGAGTTTGAACGGCTTTCCTTCGAATCAAATCGCCGACAAAATCCGGGAAGACCCCTATCGGTTTCTGATCTGTGCCGATAAGTTCCAGACCGGCTACGACGAGCCGCTCCTGCACACGATGTACGTGGACAAGGCGCTCTCCGGCGTCAAGGCGGTGCAGACCCTTTCGCGCCTCAACCGCGCCCACCCCCAGAAGCACGATACGTTCGTGCTCGACTTCGTGAACGACCCGGAAACGATCCGCAAGGCTTTCGAACCATACTACCGGACGACGATCCTTGCGGATGAGACCGACCCGAATAAGCTCCACGACCTCAAGGCTGACCTCGACAGTTACGAGGTGTACGCGCCCGAACAGGTGGAAGAGCTGGTGCGTCTCTACCTGGGGGGCGCCGACCGCGACCAGCTCGACCCGATTCTCGACGCCTGCGTGGCCGTCTATGTCGAGCATCTCGACGAAGACGGGCAGGTGGACTTCAAGGGCAAAGCCAAGGCGTTTCTGCGGACATACCACTTTCTTTCTTCAGTCCTCCCATACTCTCACGCTCCATGGGAGAAGCTTTCCATCTTCCTTGAGTTCCTGGTGCCCAAGCTACCGGCGCCAAAAGAGGAAGACCTTTCAAAGGGCATCCTCGAGGCGATTGACATGGATAGCTACCGAGTCGAAAAGCAGGCGAGCATGCGGATAGCGCTTCCCGATGCCGATGCCGAGATCGAACCGATACCCACTGCGGGTGGTGGGCACAAGCCTGAACCAGAACTCGAACGGCTTTCCAACATCATTAAGGCGTTCAACGATCAGTTCGGCAACATTCCGTGGACTGATGCCGATCGGGTGCGCAAACTCATTACTGAGGAAATTCCGGCGCGTGTTGCTGCTGACTCCGCCTATCAGAACGCTCGGAAGTTCTCGGACAAACAAAACGCCCGCATCGAACACGACAAGGCGCTCGTTCGCGTGATGACAGCGCTGCTTCAGGACGATACAGAGCTATTCAAACAGTTCAGCGATAACGACGGCTTCCGTCGCTGGCTGACCGATACGGTGTTTGCGTTAACTTACGAGTAAAGCGGCTCTCTTAGCGCAGCCGATGATTTTGCATCACCTCCCGCGGTTTCTTGCCCGCCAAATGGGAGAAGACCGCACCGCCAAGATCGCACTGATCGTGGTGGACGGCCTTGCCATGGACCAATGGCTGGTGGTCCGGGATGCCCTTGCCTCACGTCGGCCCGGTTTTGGATTCCGGGAGCAGGCGGTCTTTGCTTGGGTGCCTTCGCTTACCTCAGTGTCGCGCCAGGCCACCTTCGCCGGCAAGGCTCCCATCTTTTTTCCGAGCAGCATTCAGACGACGGACAAGGAACCTGCGTTATGGGCCCAGTTCTGGGCGGATAATGGCCTTACGCCAAACGAGGTGGTCTACCTCAAGGGGCTGGGCGACGGTAATCTGGAAACCGTTTCCGAAGCGCTTTCTCATCCCAAGGCAAGGTTCGCCGGGCTGGTGGTGGACAAGGTCGACAAGATCATGCACGGGATGGAAATGGGCACTGCCGGGATGCACAACCAGGTGCGCCAGTGGGCCAAGCAGCCGTACCTGAACACACTCATTGATCTGCTCTTGGATCGGGGCTTCCGTGTCTATCTGACCTCTGATCATGGCAACATCGAGGCGGAAGGTTGCGGTCGTCCATCCGAAGGGGCTGTGGCGGACCTGCGCGGCGAACGAGTCCGCATCTATCCCACCCCGGCCCTTCGCGGAAAGGTGAAAGAACGCTTTCCAGCCGCGTTGGAATGGGGTACCGTTGGCCTCCCGGAGGACTTCCTCGCCCTGCTGGCCCCTGCGCGGCAGGCGTTTGTCCAAGAAAAGCAGCGCACTGTGAGCCACGGCGGCGTTTCGGTGGAGGAACTCATCGTCTCTCTGATCCAAATTGACAGGACGGGGGAATGACCAGACGGACCGACCAGATCGGATTTAGTCAGCGAGTGCGTCTGGAATGGCTTGAGCAGACGGCCAACCTGGTCTTGGCAGGGAATGCCAAGGCTGCGGTCAACGAAGCCCTGCAGGAGTTGCTGAAGGACAAGGTGTCCGTTGCCGGACAGGCCGAGCGTGGCAATCGTGAGAAGATAATCACGATTCTCCTGAAGACGTGGCTGACGGTTCCGAGCGAACTCGAGTCGTTGCGCATCGAAGGACTGGAACTACTCAAACGTGTTCCTCGACGCGATCATCTGGCCATCCACTGGGGGATGGTCATGGCGGTCTACCCGTTCTGGTCGAACGTAGCCACCCAGACTGGCCGTCTCCTGAGGCTTCAGGGTTCCGCTGCGGTGGCTCATGTTCAGCGCCGGGTTCGGGAGCAATACGGCGAGCGGTTTAACAAGGAACCTGAGGGCTGGAAGAAACGTTAGAAGGGCCGGATACAGGATTTCCCGCCAGGAGACATATTGGATCATCCCCGCTGCAGCAGGTCAAAAGGAGGTATGGGGACGGAAAGGGGCGATGAGTTTTTTTAAGGCCTCATCCATCCCCTCAAAGGCCATCCAGCCAATTGATCGCCCCCATCGGTGAGCTGCGGTGAGTTGATTTGCTCTTCGGTTTTAACCTTGCGGTCTTGACGAATGGCATAAGATGCGATAACGTCAATCGGGTCAAAAATAGCCCGACCAGGGGCTGAGATGTTGTCGTGCCTAGAGGATTGGGTCCGGTTGGGCGGCTGTAAGACCAGAGACAGGGAAAGGAGGTCCCGGTAGGGTATGGAAGATCCCAGTAGTAGATCCTGCGTGCCCTTATGCAGCAAGTCTTCATGCCAAAACTACATACCCCCCTCCGGGACACCTGCTTCCGTGGGTTTCAGGGGCTTTGTAGGGGTCAGTTAACCCTTTATGCGCCTTGCCTGAGCCCTGCGGCGCCTTGCTGGCTCCCGGATAGGGTAGACAGGAGGTGTTTCCCATGGGAAGGGCGGAGGCCAAGACCCTGGAGAGAATCGACGACATAGCTTCTTTCCTGGATAGGAATCCCAATCAGTTCTTGACGGTTATAAGAGAGGCCCACCCGGCGGCGGTGGCGGAGTATCTGTCGGAGCTTCCTTTCGAGGAGGCATTGGGGATACTGCGAGGACTTGACGTGTCCCGTATGGGGGAGATATTCAGCCACCTGGACGAGGACATGCAGCTCCGGGTGTTTCAGTCCTTCAGCCGGGAGGAGAGGGTTAACCTACTCCTTGAGATGTCCCCCGATGACCGGGCGGACCTCTTCAAGGCCCTGCCGGAGGAGAGCCAGACGGCCCTTCTGCCCGCCCTGGCGCAGGTGGAGAGGGAGGACATAAGGCGCCTTGCCTCCTACGAGGAGGGCACCGCTGGGGCGGTCATGACCTCCGACTACGCCACCATATCGCCCGAGATGACCGCTCAGGAGGCGATCGAACACCTTCGGGAGATAGCCCCGGACAGCGAGACCATATACTACACCTACGTGGTGGATGACCAGCACCGGCTGCAGGGGTTCGTCTCCCTTAGGGAGCTCATCCTGGCCCCCAAGGACGCTAAAGTGAAGGACTTCATGAAGAAGGACCCCATATTCGTCCGGGTGGATGACGACCAGGAGGAGGCGGCAAGGAAGATACAGAAGTACGACCTCATAGCCCTCCCGGTGCTCAACGACGACGACGTCATGGTGGGCATAATAACCCACGACGATGCGTTGGACATAATAACCCAGGAGCAGACGGAGGACATAGAGAAGCTCATGGCCATAGGGGGTGCTCACGGGGAGATGCCGTACCTCAAAACCCCAGCTTGGGTACACTTCAAGAACCGGGCCGCCTGGATTGTGGCCCTTGCCGCCTTGGGCTTCGTTTCGGGGATGATAATCCATTCCTTCGAGTCCACCTTGATGAGCCTCATGATACTGGCCCTTTACATGCCCATGGTGGCGGACACGGGAGGCAACACCGGAAGCCAGGCGGCCACCGTGGTGGTTCGGGCGCTGGCGCTGGGGGAGATAACCTACGAGGACTTTTTCAAGGTGCTGTTCAAGGAGTTCAAGATATCCTTGATGTTGGCCCTGGTCCTTGGGATCATATCCTGGATCAAGGTCATGTACCTGTCCCAGGGTAGCACGATCCCTGCGGGCTTCTCCCTCTTCAACATAGCGGTGGCCATAGCCCTGGCGCTGGCCATTCAGGTGGTTAGCGCCACCCTGGTGGGGGCGGTTCTCCCCATGCTGGTCCATCGGCTAGGACAGGACCCGGCGGTGGTGGCAAGCCCGGCTCTTACCACCATAGTGGACATAACGGGGCTTATAATATACTTCAGCACCGCCAAAATAATCCTGGGATTGTGATGACCGGCCTGGAGATTTCATCTAGGAGGGGCCCCCAAGGGGCCCCTTTGACCTTTCAATGTAGGGGATATACCATTAACTTGGGCTGAGATATCCCCAGCCCCTGCCCTAACGGTGGTTTTTGACTTCCATGGACCTTAAAGTTCCGAAACCATGTCCCTTGGGTGGTGGTCAAGTGCTCAAGATCCAGAAGGTGCTCAACAACAACGTGGTGATAGCCCTGCACCGTTCGGGGTACGAGGCGGTGCTGGTAGGTCGCGGATTGGGGTTTGGCAAGCATCCAGGGGACGGGGTGGAGGAGGACTCGGCAGAGAAGGTCTTCGTCCTTAAGGACCCAAGGGAACGCATAAGGTATGCCCGGGTTCTGGAGGAGGTGGATAAACCCTTCGCCGCCCTGGTGACCCAGGGCATAGCCATGATGGAGGACCTGCTTGGAACCACCCTGGGGGAGAGGATCCACTGGAGCTTGACGGACCACCTTTTCTTCGCGGTGAAGCGCCTCAAGGAGGGCATAGCGGTTAAGAACCCTTTCCTAAGGGAAGTGGAGGTGCTGTATCCAAAGGAGTACGCCGCCGCCCAGGCCATGATCCGCTGGCTCTCCGAGGAGATAGACCTTCCCATGCCGGAGGACGAGACCGCCTTTGTGGCGTTGCACGTGCACAGCGCCATGGGGGGAGAGAGCCTAAGCCAGGTGTCCCGGAAGAACAACATAATATCCCAGATGATAAAGATCACCGAAGAATCCCTTGGCTTCACCCTAAATCGCAAATCCCCCCAGTACATGAGACTCATAAGGCACTTAAGCTTCTTCATAGACCGTATAGAGGGCTCCATGGAGGGAGACCCCATGGATTCGGTGGAGGAGATGATGCGAAAGGAACACCCCATCCCCTACGGCATAGCGGCTAAGCTGTGCCTCTTCCTTCAGAACGCCCTGGGCAAACCCGTTCCCAGGGCGGAGACCGTATACTTGACCATCCACATTCAAAGGCTATATAATTCCACAAAACATAGCGAATAGTCACACGTTACCAGTTCCGTTATCGCGTGTTACCGGCTTTTCGGGCATGAGCGAGGCGGTGCCGAATAAGGCGCTGTTTCGCTCATGCCCGTTTTTATATCCTTATTTGGGGGGATGTGAAGTGTTAAAGGGATCGTTTGGTAAGCTTCAGCGGATAGGTCAGGCACTGATGTTGCCGGTGGCCATCCTTCCCGCCGCGGGGTTCCTCCTGGCGGTTGGGTTCAGCCTCAAGAGCCCCACGGTGCTGGAGATGGCACCGTTCCTGGCGGGGCCGGGGTGGAGCAAGCTTGCCACCATGATGGCCTCCGCGGGAGGAGTGGTGTTCGATAACCTGGCGCTGCTCTTTGCGGTGGGCGTGGCGGTGGGTTTGGCGGGACTCTCTGGGGTTGCCGCCCTGGCTTCGATCGTGTGCTATCTGGTTATGAACGCCACCATGAGCGCCGTGGGGGGCTTCACGGTGGAGATGGTTCTCAAGGGGGGCAACCCATCTTACGCCCTGGTGATGGGCATACCGACCCTGCAGACCGGCGTTTTTGGCGGCATCCTGTGCGGCCTCGTGGGTGCCTGGTGCTACGAGAGGTTCTACAAGATAGAGCTGCCCCAGTTCCTGGGCTTCTTCGCGGGCAAGAGGTTCGTCCCCATAGCCAGCGCCTTTGCGGGTTTCCTCCTGGGAGTGGCCATGTTCTTCCTGTGGCCCTTCGCCCAGAAGGGGCTTAACAGCTTCTCCAACGCCATAATGGGCTCCGCCATGCCGGTGGCGGTGTTCCTCTTCGGCATGATCAAGCGGCTTCTCATACCCTTTGGGCTCCACCACATCTTCTACGCCCCCTTCTGGTTCGAGTTCGGGGAGTACAAGAACCTGGCGGGGGAGATAATCCGGGGGGACATAAGGATATTCTTCGCCCAGCTTAAGGACGGTGTGCCCCTTACGGCAGGCTTCTTCCTGGGGGGTGAGTTCCCCATAATGATGTTCGGCCTTCCCGCTGCGGCGCTGGCCATGTACCACAACGCCAAGCCGGAGAACAAGAAGATGGTGGCGGGGCTGCTGGCCTCCGCGGCTTTGACCTCCTTCCTCACCGGCATAACCGAGCCCATAGAGTTCGCCTTCCTCTTCGCCTCCCCGCTGCTCTACTTCATCCACGCGGCGCTTGACGGGCTCTCCTTCCTCTTGCTCTACATATTCAAGGTACACCTGGGCTACACCTTCTCCGGCGGTGCCATAGACTTCGTGCTCTTCGGCATCGTGCCCGGCAAGGAGAAGTGGTGGCTCGCGGTGCTTCTGGGGCTTGGCTTCGCCGTGGCCTATTACGTGATCTTCACGTTCTTCATCCGTTTCTTCGACCTCAAGACCCCCGGCAGGGAAGATGTCTCCCTGGACTCCAACAACGGTTCGTCCTCCAAGGCCCCCACGGAGCTTGCCGCCAAGGTCCTGGAGGCCCTGGGAGGAGCGGGGAACCTGGAGAGGCTGGACGCCTGCATAACCAGGCTCAGGATATCCGTCAAGGATCCCAAGGTGGTGGACAAGGAGGCCCTGAAGGCCCTTGGGGCCACCGGGGTTATGCAGGTGGACCGCAACTTCCAGGCCATCTTCGGCACCGCCTCGGAGGCCATCAAGGAGGAGATACTGCACATAGCGGGCCGCAGCGAGGGTCGTAGGGTCAAGGTGGCCTCCCCCATGTCCGGCAAGGTGGTGGACCTGTCGGAGGTGCCGGACAAGACCTTCAGCGAGAGGATGGTGGGTGAGGGCTTTGCGGTGATCCCCACCGACGGACTGGTGGTCTCCCCGGTGGACGGCAAGGTAACCCTGGTGTTCCCCACCATGCACGCCGTGGGCATAACCTCCAACGAGGGCCTGGAGGTGCTGGTTCACGTGGGCATAGACACGGTGAAGCTCAACGGTGAGGGTTTTAAGGCCCTGGTCTCCCAGGGGGATGAGGTTAAGAAGGGACAGCCCATACTGGAGGCGGACCTCAAGGTCATATCCGCCAAGGCGCCGTCCATAGTCACCCCGGTGGTCTTCACCAACCTCAAGGGAGCTGGTATGGTCACCCCCTTCAAGGGAGAGGTCAAGGCCGGGGAGGATGGGGCCAACGTGGTCCTTTAACCCCTAACCCTAAAGGTAAAGAAGATGAGGGGCCCCCGAACTTGGGGGCCCCTCGCATATGCGTTCCCTTGGGGAACGGTCTTGGTTTAAAGGGGGCTTATGACACCCTTGGCCATGAGGTAGACCGCGGTCACCGCGGCGGCGCAAAGTCCAAGGAGCAGCGCCGTCTCCACGGCGCCGAAGGCCTTGGCGTTGTTCTCCCTCTTGGCCTTCCAGTAGAAGACGGCACCGGGGGCGTAGAGGATGGCGCACATGAGAAGATATTCAAGGCCCGCAGCGTAGATTAGCCACAGGGCGTAGACCGAGGCCACAAGGCTTATGAGGAGCTCGAAGCTTTTGGACTCATCCTGGCTGTACCCCTCGCCGGTGGAGGAGAGCTTGAGCTGGTACAGGGCGCTGAAGAGGTAGGGCACCAGTATGGCGGCGCTGGCTATGGTGTAAAGCGCCTGGTAGGTGCTCTCGGACACCAGGGTTATGAGAAGGAAGAGCTGGATGAGCCCGTTGGTGATCCAAAGGGAGTTCACCGGGGCCTTGTTCTCGTTCTCCTTGGCGAAGAAGGAGGGAAGCACCTTGTCCTTGGCGGCCACGTAGGGGATCTCCGCCGCCAGCATGGTCCAGCCCAGGGTGGCCCCGGAGAGGGATATGATGAGCCCAAGGTTGATTATGGTGGCGCCCCAGCTGCCCACCATCCTCTCCAGGATGTAGGCGGTGGTGGGGTTTTGCAGCTTGATGAGCTCCTCCCGAGGCATGACGCCCAGCGATGCCAGGGAGATCACCACGTACAGGGCCAGGGTGCCAAGGAGCCCTATCACCGTGGCCTTGCCCACGTCGGACTTCTTCTCCGCCCTTCCGGAGAGCACCACCGCCCCCTCCACGCCGATGAAGACCCACAGGGTTACCATCATGGTGCTGCGAACCTGCTCAAGCACCTTGCCCCAGTCCAGGGCGCCGCCGGTACCCCAGAAGTCGGCGTTGAAGATGTCCGCCTTGAAGCCCAAGACCGCCATCAGAGCGAAGAGGATTATGGGCACCAGCTTGCCCACGGTGGTTATGAGGTTCACTATGGCGGCGTCCCTAACGCCCCGGAGCACCAGGAAGTGGATGCCCCAGAGGATCACCGAGGCCCCCGCCACCGCCATGGTCTTGTTGCCGAAGGCGGGGATGAAGTAGGCGATGGCCTCGAAGAGCAGCACCAGGAACGCCACGTTGCCAAGCCAGGCGCTGAGCCAGTATCCCCAGGCGGAGTTGAAGCCGATGAAGTCCCCGAAGCCCGCCTTGGCGTAGCTGTAGATACCGCCGTCCAGCTCGGGCTTGCGGTTGGCCAGGCTCTGGTAGGTAAGTGCCAGGGCTATCATCCCTATGCCGGTTATGAGCCATCCCAGTGCTATGGCCCCGGGTCCGGCGTTTCGCGCTATGTCGGAGGGCAGGGAGAAGACCCCTGCCCCTATCATGGAGCCTATGACCAGGGCCACCAGGGAGAACAGGCCCAACTTCTTATCTGACATTTGTATCACCTTTCCCTTATGTAGGTTTATTCGTTTAGATTTTTATTTCACAAAGCCAGGGGAGCCCCAAGGGCCCCCCGCGGTTGAAGGCAGTGCCTTTGCTTATATGTCCTCCCTGACCAGGGGCATGCTCATGCACCTGGGGCCGCCGCGGCCCCTGGAGAGCTCGGAGCTGGGGACGATGTGGGTCACGATGCCGTGGTCCTGGAGGATCTGGTTGGTGACGTAGTTCCTGGAGTAGACCACCACCTTGCCGGGGGCGATGGCCAGGGTGTTGGACCCGTCGTTCCACTGCTCCCGGGGGGCGTCGATGGGATCGCCGCCGGCGCAGCGGATCAGGGTGACCTTGTCAAGCCCCAAGGCCTTGGCAAGGATGGTCTCCAGGGTGGAGCGCTCCTCCTCTATGTGAATGCCGCTGCTGTTGGGGGTGATGGAGAACACCTGCAGCGGGCCCTCGATTTCGGGATGGATGGTGAACTTGTCCCGGTCCACCATGGTGAACACGGTGTCCAGGTGCATGAACGCCCTCTTCTTAGGTATGTTGAAGGCAAGCACCTGCTTGTAGGTGCTGCGCTCATCGCTGAAGAGCTTCCTCGCCAGCTTCTCCACGGAAGCGGCGTCGGTCCTCTCGGATATGCCTATGGCGAGGACGGAGGGACTTAATACCAGCTCGTCGCCGCCCTCGATGGAAGTGGTCTCGGTCCTGTCGTACCAGAAGGGGACGTCGCAGTCCTTGAAACGGGGGTGGTGCTGGAAGATGTACTTGGCGTAAAGGGTCTCCCGGTTGCGGGTCTCGGTGCGCATGTGGTTCAAGGTGATGCCGGTGCCGATGGTGGCGAAGGGATCCCTGGTGAAGTAGAGGTTGGGCATGGGATCCACCACCAGGGGATTGTCGGTGTCCAACCTGTCAGCCAGGGACAAAAACTTGAGCTCCTCCCTGGGGAGCTCGGTTCGTCGCACCCCCGCCATGGTCTGGGCCACCATGGCCTTCACATCCATGGAGAGGAAGAACTCCCGAAGCATCTCCCGGGTGCCGTCTCCAGGGATCTTGGCTTCCTTGAGGTACTCGTCGATGAAGGACTCCCTTACCGCCTTGTCCTCCAACGCCTCCGCCGCCAGGTCCTCCAGGTACAGCACCTCCGCGCCGTTGTCCTTGAGCACTTTGGCGAAGGCGTCGTGCTCCTCCTGGGCTATCTTGAGGTAGGGGATGTCGTCGAAGAGCAGACGGGCCATGAGGTCCGGGGTGAGGTTCTCAACCTCCTTGCCTGGACGGTGCAGAAGCACCGAACGAAGGCGCCCTATTTCCGATGTTACCTTGAGGGGTGAGGGCTTCAATTTTATTCCTCCTTACTTAAAATTATCGGGTCTTTACAAGGTTTTTCACCCTTAAAAGCCCACGACCATTACCTTACCAAATAAACCGCTATTGTCAATCGGTTCATGATAGTGGTTGCAATGATTCTAAAATTGATTTAGATATAGGTCGCTGGTGTTTGTAGGGGGTGGTTTGCCTCGTGGATCCCCATCCCCTGTTGGGGGTTGATTGGTCGATAGCCCATAGGATGATAAAAATCAAGGGCCCAAAGGGCCCCTGGAAGCTTACGCTGTTTTAGCGATTAGTGATTATGGTTTAGCAGAGATCCCCGGCTGTTAGAGGGGTTTGATGATGCCGAGGGCCATAAGCACGATGGCCGCTATGGCGGCGATGCACAGGGCGGTGAGCACCACGATCTCAAATGTGCCGAAGGCCTTCTCGTTATTCTCCCTCTTGGCCTGCCAGTAGAAGATGGCCCCTGGGGCGTAGAGGATGGCGCACATGAGCAGGTACTGCAGCCCCGCCCCGTAGAGGAGCCAAAGGGAGTATATGGATGCTATGGTCCCTATGGTGAAGTCGAAGGCGGTGGACTCCCTTCTCCCGTACCCCTCGCCGGTGCTGGCGATCTTGAGGAGGTACAGGGCACTGAAGATGTAGGGCACCAGTATGGCGGCGCTCGCCACGGTGTAGAGGGCCTGGTAGGTGCTTTCGGATACCAGGGTTATTATGAGGAAGAGCTGCACGAGTCCATTCGTTATCCAAAGGGAGCTTGCGGGGGCTCCGTTGTCGTTCTCGAGGGAGAAGAAGTAGGGGAACACCTCGTCCTCGGAGGCAACGTAAGGTATCTCCGCCGCCAATAGGGTCCAGCCCAAGCTTGCCCCTGCCAGGGACACTATGAGCCCCAGGTTTATGATGACTGCACCACCGCTTCCTATGAGCCTTTCGAGGATGTATGCGGTGCTGGGGTTCTTAAGCTGTATCAGCTCCTCCCGGGGCATTATCCCCAAGGATGCAAGGGATATGATTACGTACAGGACCAGGGTGCCGAGCAACCCTATAACCGTGGCCTTACCAACGTCGGTCTTCTTAGCCGCCCGTCCTGAGAGCACCACCGCACCCTCCACGCCGATGAAGACCCACAGGGTTACCATCATGGTGCTG encodes the following:
- a CDS encoding type I restriction endonuclease subunit R, encoding MNPTDTSEAGLETLICRALTGSDCMPRPAGTPAVVAEPPAPYGGVGWLPGDPADYDREYCVDLVQLTKFLHSTQPEVAEALDLDSDSPRRRKFLARLQGEVSKRGVVDVLRNGIQHGPHRIELFYATPSPGNDKARALFEQNRFSVTRQLRYSRDEMQRALDLVLFINGLPVFTFELKNSLTKQTVHDAIEQYKRDRNPHEKLFELGRCIAHFAVDDSEVWFCTHLRGKASWFLPFNKGWNDGAGNPPNPQGLKTDYLWREVLTRESLTDILENYAQLVEEKDPRTGKKRRRQIFPRYHQLDVVRKLLADAREHGAGRRYLIQHSAGSGKSNSIAWLAHQLIGVVNNGKPVFDSIIVVTDRRILDQQIRDTVKQFAQVSATVGHAEHSGDLRRFISSGKKIIITTLQKFPFILDEIGSEHRGRRFAIIIDEAHSSQGGRTAAKMHQALAGVDDEEDETFEDRLNRLIEAKKLLPNAGYFAFTATPKNKTLEIFGSPEPQPDGTVKHRPFHSYTMKQAIQEGFILDVLAHYTPVKSYYKLIKKIDDDPEFDVKKAQKKLRRFVEGHEHAIRLKAEIMVDHFHEQVIAKGKIGGQARAMVVTGSIERAIQYFHAFQAYLQERKSPYRAIVAFSGEHEHGGVKVTEASLNGFPSNQIADKIREDPYRFLICADKFQTGYDEPLLHTMYVDKALSGVKAVQTLSRLNRAHPQKHDTFVLDFVNDPETIRKAFEPYYRTTILADETDPNKLHDLKADLDSYEVYAPEQVEELVRLYLGGADRDQLDPILDACVAVYVEHLDEDGQVDFKGKAKAFLRTYHFLSSVLPYSHAPWEKLSIFLEFLVPKLPAPKEEDLSKGILEAIDMDSYRVEKQASMRIALPDADAEIEPIPTAGGGHKPEPELERLSNIIKAFNDQFGNIPWTDADRVRKLITEEIPARVAADSAYQNARKFSDKQNARIEHDKALVRVMTALLQDDTELFKQFSDNDGFRRWLTDTVFALTYE
- the pglZ gene encoding BREX-3 system phosphatase PglZ, which produces MILHHLPRFLARQMGEDRTAKIALIVVDGLAMDQWLVVRDALASRRPGFGFREQAVFAWVPSLTSVSRQATFAGKAPIFFPSSIQTTDKEPALWAQFWADNGLTPNEVVYLKGLGDGNLETVSEALSHPKARFAGLVVDKVDKIMHGMEMGTAGMHNQVRQWAKQPYLNTLIDLLLDRGFRVYLTSDHGNIEAEGCGRPSEGAVADLRGERVRIYPTPALRGKVKERFPAALEWGTVGLPEDFLALLAPARQAFVQEKQRTVSHGGVSVEELIVSLIQIDRTGE
- the mgtE gene encoding magnesium transporter, which gives rise to MGRAEAKTLERIDDIASFLDRNPNQFLTVIREAHPAAVAEYLSELPFEEALGILRGLDVSRMGEIFSHLDEDMQLRVFQSFSREERVNLLLEMSPDDRADLFKALPEESQTALLPALAQVEREDIRRLASYEEGTAGAVMTSDYATISPEMTAQEAIEHLREIAPDSETIYYTYVVDDQHRLQGFVSLRELILAPKDAKVKDFMKKDPIFVRVDDDQEEAARKIQKYDLIALPVLNDDDVMVGIITHDDALDIITQEQTEDIEKLMAIGGAHGEMPYLKTPAWVHFKNRAAWIVALAALGFVSGMIIHSFESTLMSLMILALYMPMVADTGGNTGSQAATVVVRALALGEITYEDFFKVLFKEFKISLMLALVLGIISWIKVMYLSQGSTIPAGFSLFNIAVAIALALAIQVVSATLVGAVLPMLVHRLGQDPAVVASPALTTIVDITGLIIYFSTAKIILGL
- a CDS encoding PRD domain-containing protein, translated to MDLKVPKPCPLGGGQVLKIQKVLNNNVVIALHRSGYEAVLVGRGLGFGKHPGDGVEEDSAEKVFVLKDPRERIRYARVLEEVDKPFAALVTQGIAMMEDLLGTTLGERIHWSLTDHLFFAVKRLKEGIAVKNPFLREVEVLYPKEYAAAQAMIRWLSEEIDLPMPEDETAFVALHVHSAMGGESLSQVSRKNNIISQMIKITEESLGFTLNRKSPQYMRLIRHLSFFIDRIEGSMEGDPMDSVEEMMRKEHPIPYGIAAKLCLFLQNALGKPVPRAETVYLTIHIQRLYNSTKHSE